The genomic segment GACAGGCAAACCAGAACCAATTGCCATCACTCCTGAATTAGACCTCCAGCGTTCGGCTTTGTCAAGGTCAGCCAAAAATCTCAACCGCAACGGTTGGGATAGATTAACTGGAACTCGTGAAGAAGCACAGACAATTCTCAAACTCGGTTCAGCAAAAGATAGCCTAGCAGCTTATGATTTTGATGCTAATTATGATTGGGTAACAAACTCCAAACTAAATCAATATCGTGTGATTCACTTTGCTACTCACGGTTTTGCTGATGATATTAACCCAGAGTTATCAGGCATTGTACTTTCCCTTGTAGACAAGCAAGGTAAACCCCAAAGAGGATATCTGCGATTAAATGATATCTTCAACCTGGATTTTCCGGCTGATTTAATTGTGTTGAGTGCTTGTCAAACTGGACAAGGTAAAGAAATTCAAGGAGAAGGGCTGGTAGGGTTGACAAGAGGATTGATGTATGCAGGTTCACCAAGACTTGTGTTGTCTTTATGGGATGTGGATGATGAAGGAACGAAGGAATTGATGAGTGAATTTTATCGCCAAATGTGGAAAGAAGGGAAATCTCCTGTTGCTGCCCTCCGCGCCGCGCAATTAAGTTTATGGCAAAGTCCCAATTGGCGTAAACCTGTGTATTGGGCTGCTTTTACTCTGCAAGGCGAGTGGCGATGACAATTCGTAATTCACGCGATGTGCAACTTAGGTTTGAAACTCCTCTCCAAACCTCTCACGCCAGTCGCCTCAAGTCGGGAAACCCTTTCGGTAAAATGTTCGTTGAGTGCATCTGTCCCGCCTCGGAATGAATTCCGAGTCTCATAGCGCAAGTCATCTTCAGATGACTCAACCAAAAATGTATTCCAGTCCACGCTTTGTGGACTTTGGCTATGAGCCTGGAACTTTAGTTCTAGGCGGGATGTGGTTGAACACGAAAATTTTTGACTTGTGTATACACGGTAGGGGGTTGGGGGTTAGGTTTGAGAGAAAGTTGCACACGGCGTTAATTCGTATATCCATGTTGAGTGTCCGAGATTTTTGTTGGGTTGCGCTGCGCTCCACCCAACCTACGCCTGTTTATTACATTACATCTTCGTAAAGTTCTGCTATTGTTGCCTCAAAATTAATGCTATTGAGTTGAAAATATTGTTCTTGGGATGTGTATGTTTGTAAAACCCACAAATTATCTTCATTACGTCGAAAACATTCAACTCGCTTACGTTTTGTGTTAATTAAAACATATTCTTTTAGACTTTCTATTGCTTGATAATCAGCAAATTTATCACCTCTGTCGAAGGCTTCAGTCGAGTCAGATAGAACTTCGACAATTAAACAAGGAAATCTTTTATGTACAGGTGTTTCTTGATCTCTTGAGTCGCAAGTCACCATCACATCAGGATAGTAATATCGATTTAAAGATTCAATTCGCGCTTTCATATCAGCAATGTAAACACGACATCCAGAACCGCGCACATGACTCCGCAGAAGTACAGCAAGGTTGAGAGCAACGGTAACATGAGGATCACTTGCTCCAGCCATTGCGTAAATGTAGCCGTCGATGTATTCATGTTTAATGGAGCTTGTTTCCTCCATTTGGAGATATTCTTCGGGTGTGAAATAGTTTGCTTGAGAGGAGGCTATCATAAACAGGGTGTTGGGTGTCGTGAAAGTTAAAAAAGACAAACCTACGATTAATTTTAATAGGACTTACGCAATAACTCTCTCAAACTCTCATTACTCCGTGACCTCTGCGCCTCTGTGGTTCGTTATTGCATAACCTGTATGTAAGTCTTATTTAATTACGAATTACACCAAGTGCAGAAATCATCGTTGGATTTTCGCGGTTCATTTGGGGTGGCGATGCGATCGCCCGCAGCGAATTACGAATTGATCTAAGATTGTTGGGTATTGTTTAATTGACGATCGCCCACAGACCGATGATTGAAGTTGAACATCTCAGTAAAACTTACGGTTCTACCCCAGCGATTACGGATGTAACTTTTCGGGTTGAACCAGGGGAAATTTTAGGGTTTTTGGGGCCGAATGGCGCTGGTAAAACCACAACGATGCGAATTTTAGCGGGTTATTTACCTGCAACTAGCGGTACAGCGAAAATTTCTGGGTTTGATGTCCATGATAATTCTTTGGCGGTGCGTCAACGCATTGGTTATTTACCAGAAACACCGCCATTATATCCAGAGATGACGGTGGAGGGGTTTTTGCATTTTGTCGCCAGAATCAAAGGCGTACCCGCAGGCGATCGCACCACCAAAGTCAAAGCAGCGATCGCACGCTGTAATTTAGAAGATAAGCAAAAAGTCATTATTCGCAAGCTTTCTAAAGGATATCGCCAAAGAGTTGGTATCGCTCAGGCGATCGTCCATGATCCACCAGCCATTATTTTAGATGAACCCACCGTTGGACTTGACCCCCGCCAAATCATTGAAGTCCGCAATTTAATTAAAAGCCTCGCTGGGACACATACCATCATTTTGTCTACTCACATTTTGCCAGAAGTGAGTATGACTTGTAGTCGTGTTGCTATTATTAATCGGGGAAAAGTCGTAGCTACTAATACTCCCGAAAGTCTGATGACACAGTTGACAGGTGGCTCAGGATATGAATTGGAAATTGATGGCGAAGCGAATCTCGCCAAACAAGTATTACAAAATGTTGCAGGCGTGAGTCTGGTAGAATCAATTCCTGGTCATCATCTGATCAATCCTACAGACGGACGGGCTTATTTGCGCGTGATTGCTCAACCGGGAACCGAACCAGGAAGAGACATCGCCGCCACCTTAATCCGCGCTGGGTTTGGGTTACAAGAAATGCGCCGAGTCAGCGCCACTTTAGAAGATGTGTTCTTGCAACTAACTACAGAAGAAAAGCGTTTTGAACCAGAGACAGACTCAATCGCCAACGAAGGAGAAGCAGCATAAATGGGTATAGTACTGGCGAATATTATTGCCATTTATCGCCGAGAGTTACAGAGTTACTTTGTCTCGCCCTTAGCTTATGCGATCGCCGGGGTATTTTGGTTTATCTCCGGGTTATTTTTTGTCACCATTTTGTTCGGCCCCGATGGAATTTTACCAGCCGTTGCAGCCATCGACTTACAAGGTCAACAAGGTGTACCAGTCCCGTTAATTGATGTCCCTTATGAATTTATTCGGGCATTTTTAGACCGGATGGGTTGGTTATTGCTGTTTATTTTGCCAATTTTGTCGATGGGACTGTACGCCGAAGAACGCAAACGCGGCACATTAGAGTTATTAGCCACCTCACCCTTAACCAATT from the Aulosira sp. FACHB-615 genome contains:
- a CDS encoding ABC transporter ATP-binding protein produces the protein MIEVEHLSKTYGSTPAITDVTFRVEPGEILGFLGPNGAGKTTTMRILAGYLPATSGTAKISGFDVHDNSLAVRQRIGYLPETPPLYPEMTVEGFLHFVARIKGVPAGDRTTKVKAAIARCNLEDKQKVIIRKLSKGYRQRVGIAQAIVHDPPAIILDEPTVGLDPRQIIEVRNLIKSLAGTHTIILSTHILPEVSMTCSRVAIINRGKVVATNTPESLMTQLTGGSGYELEIDGEANLAKQVLQNVAGVSLVESIPGHHLINPTDGRAYLRVIAQPGTEPGRDIAATLIRAGFGLQEMRRVSATLEDVFLQLTTEEKRFEPETDSIANEGEAA
- a CDS encoding Uma2 family endonuclease, translated to MIASSQANYFTPEEYLQMEETSSIKHEYIDGYIYAMAGASDPHVTVALNLAVLLRSHVRGSGCRVYIADMKARIESLNRYYYPDVMVTCDSRDQETPVHKRFPCLIVEVLSDSTEAFDRGDKFADYQAIESLKEYVLINTKRKRVECFRRNEDNLWVLQTYTSQEQYFQLNSINFEATIAELYEDVM